From a single Heliomicrobium undosum genomic region:
- a CDS encoding sensor domain-containing diguanylate cyclase has translation MDYKTLKKEALVALLIQRDRTIEELHKEKNNAHSLLDRLREGVNALQLSEARLQAIIRSTPVGICVTNEQGIFESVNPAYCSLYQYDEKELVGQHFGLVCDDTSRDILEELHERFIREGRELRGEWDVRRKDGAKMTILADATRIKGQDGRLKKVTFVVDITERKRIEQELTETNALLRKQAVTDGLTGLFNHKAIYSRLETEICRAQQQQRDLSVLMLDVDHFKRVNDSFGHQKGDALLAAIASEIRSCLQQTDMAGRYGGEEFLVIFPGIGLTGAYGVAERIREKVQALIVEPIKGVTISGGLAQYAGETPVRLVEKADQQLYLAKRAGRNRIEPNVL, from the coding sequence ATGGATTACAAAACCCTGAAAAAGGAAGCGCTCGTTGCCTTATTGATCCAACGGGACCGTACGATTGAGGAATTGCACAAAGAAAAAAACAACGCCCATAGCCTGCTGGACAGGTTGCGTGAGGGCGTGAACGCCCTTCAGCTAAGCGAGGCGCGGCTACAGGCGATCATCCGTTCCACGCCTGTAGGGATATGCGTCACCAATGAGCAGGGAATCTTTGAGTCGGTCAATCCGGCCTACTGTTCCCTCTACCAGTATGACGAAAAAGAACTGGTCGGGCAGCACTTCGGCCTTGTCTGTGACGACACATCGAGAGATATCCTGGAGGAACTCCATGAACGATTTATCCGGGAAGGCCGGGAGCTTCGCGGCGAATGGGACGTGCGGCGCAAAGACGGGGCGAAGATGACCATCTTGGCCGATGCGACGCGGATCAAAGGTCAAGACGGACGGCTGAAAAAGGTGACCTTTGTCGTGGATATTACAGAGCGAAAGCGCATCGAGCAGGAATTAACGGAGACAAACGCCTTGCTGCGCAAGCAGGCAGTCACCGACGGACTGACAGGGCTTTTCAACCACAAAGCGATTTACAGCCGCTTGGAGACGGAGATATGCCGCGCCCAGCAGCAGCAAAGGGACCTATCTGTCCTCATGCTCGATGTGGATCACTTCAAACGGGTGAATGATTCCTTTGGACATCAAAAAGGCGATGCCCTGCTGGCGGCCATCGCCTCGGAGATACGGTCTTGTCTTCAACAAACAGATATGGCAGGCCGCTACGGCGGCGAGGAGTTTTTAGTGATCTTTCCCGGTATCGGCCTGACCGGCGCTTATGGGGTTGCCGAGCGAATCCGGGAAAAGGTGCAGGCGCTTATCGTGGAGCCGATAAAGGGCGTCACGATAAGCGGCGGTCTCGCCCAGTATGCCGGTGAAACCCCCGTCCGGCTGGTGGAGAAGGCCGATCAACAACTCTATCTGGCGAAAAGGGCCGGGCGCAACCGGATCGAACCCAACGTATTGTAA
- a CDS encoding ATP-binding protein yields the protein MQDDQFIIRCDQASNCCFHHPSPVAEEERQAVVPSGRAPKQVQKSCRKEDCLKVLVKLNQLWDADQQEIRTFVLDEAVRLTGSELGWLGFVHDDDSQIVIRSWSRHVPEKCALFGCGDTFSIQGGGFWAEAIRRRQPIIENRYRMDIGMAKGCPKDHVDIERILAVPIIQGDRVILLALLVNKATDYDETDIDQVCLLIDGMWKAIQRKGAQDALRLSEERFGKAFNLSPSIMSIKDLQCRRYVDVNESFVRVIGYRREEIIGRTAEELGIWADEAKLVDILLKNGATKSMEIIIRTRSGEERTGLMSMELMQLEGREYILTVTNDITEQRRLEKELQRLDRLNLVGQLASAFGHEIRNPLQTVRGFLQILQRKAQHRDDDEHFALMISELDRANQIITEYLTLSRKKADRFARNNLNEVVQKLAPLLEAQAFNVNKDIRFDLAPAPDVWMDEKQIRQLILNLLNNGLEAMAPRQLITIRTGVTGNRVILSVEDQGTGISPEILNKLGTPFVTSKSDGTGLGLAVCYGIVENHKAELDVQTGGGGTVFSVLFPALEA from the coding sequence ATGCAGGACGATCAGTTCATAATCAGATGCGATCAGGCGTCGAACTGTTGTTTTCATCACCCATCCCCTGTGGCAGAAGAAGAACGGCAGGCTGTTGTTCCATCGGGCCGCGCTCCCAAGCAGGTTCAAAAATCCTGCCGGAAGGAAGACTGCCTGAAAGTCCTCGTGAAACTGAACCAGTTGTGGGACGCCGATCAACAGGAGATCCGCACATTTGTGCTCGATGAAGCGGTCCGGCTCACGGGAAGCGAATTGGGGTGGCTGGGGTTTGTACATGATGACGATTCCCAAATCGTGATTCGCTCCTGGTCGCGCCATGTCCCAGAGAAATGCGCCCTCTTCGGATGCGGTGATACGTTTTCCATTCAGGGAGGAGGCTTTTGGGCCGAAGCCATTCGCCGGCGTCAACCCATTATCGAAAACCGCTACAGGATGGACATCGGGATGGCCAAGGGATGCCCCAAAGACCATGTGGACATTGAGCGCATCCTGGCCGTTCCCATTATCCAAGGGGATAGGGTGATTTTATTGGCGCTCTTGGTCAACAAAGCCACCGACTACGATGAAACCGATATCGATCAGGTGTGCCTGTTGATTGACGGCATGTGGAAGGCGATTCAACGCAAGGGCGCCCAGGACGCTCTGCGGCTTTCGGAAGAGCGTTTCGGCAAAGCCTTCAACCTGAGTCCCAGCATCATGTCGATCAAAGACTTGCAGTGCCGTCGCTATGTCGATGTAAACGAGAGCTTCGTTCGCGTCATCGGCTATCGCCGCGAAGAGATCATCGGTCGCACGGCGGAAGAACTGGGCATCTGGGCCGACGAAGCCAAGTTGGTCGATATCCTGCTGAAAAATGGCGCCACCAAAAGTATGGAGATCATCATTCGCACCCGCTCCGGCGAGGAACGGACAGGGCTCATGTCGATGGAACTCATGCAATTGGAAGGGCGGGAGTATATCCTGACGGTGACCAACGATATCACCGAACAGCGGCGTCTGGAAAAGGAACTGCAGCGGTTGGACCGGCTGAACCTGGTGGGACAACTGGCCAGCGCTTTCGGACACGAGATCCGCAATCCCTTGCAGACGGTGCGCGGTTTTCTTCAGATCCTGCAGCGAAAAGCCCAGCACCGTGATGACGACGAACACTTTGCGTTGATGATATCCGAACTGGACCGCGCCAATCAGATCATCACCGAGTATTTGACCCTGTCTCGGAAAAAGGCGGACCGTTTTGCCCGGAATAATTTAAACGAGGTTGTGCAAAAACTGGCGCCCCTTCTGGAGGCGCAAGCTTTCAACGTCAATAAGGACATCCGGTTCGACCTTGCGCCTGCGCCAGACGTCTGGATGGATGAAAAACAAATCCGCCAGTTGATCCTCAATCTGTTGAACAATGGCCTAGAGGCCATGGCGCCGCGACAGTTGATCACCATCCGCACTGGCGTCACCGGCAATCGGGTCATCCTTTCCGTGGAGGATCAGGGGACGGGAATTTCGCCAGAAATCCTGAACAAGTTGGGAACCCCTTTTGTGACCAGCAAGAGTGATGGCACCGGCCTTGGTTTGGCTGTCTGTTATGGCATCGTGGAGAACCATAAGGCGGAGTTGGATGTGCAGACAGGCGGCGGGGGGACTGTCTTTTCCGTTCTCTTTCCCGCGCTGGAG
- a CDS encoding methyl-accepting chemotaxis protein, with protein sequence MSIRKQLLFWLVLFALLPVLLGSGLSYYSVNKSLGEIEREQVFFAGESTMNTLSVLVEQVETAVKTYAFWDEANENVNDKETEWIKKEIIDGSKNDFEIDFGVVTDLSGDVLDSFGKETFTGDVRKHPVLKKVMAGEKLVTGFYQGEQGLALIGAAKVLGSKGQGEPVGYLIFGKYVAAGHLETVKKLVGADITLFSETGKETLTTDKRLSGDQRLDEEVSKRQVEGTYYLSTHRSLADINGNKVAQVAVTIPVTASVQTAQDMKLVTVGTLLVSLLVALVVGTVTSGRLAGPITATAELLRTIASGDLRPRSVDIQGQGEIKTLLDAYRTMAENLRALILGANTSADEVAQSSNLLKVNMSDIEKATEEITNGVQEIASFSQAVAETAERSVHVVTGIQTNIQTMIHEFDETRIVSRKAAESAQDGAQVIHQVASHMERLLKKSVETEQTVNSLGENSQKISQIIGAITGIASQTNLLALNAAIEAARAGEQGRGFAVVAEEVRKLAEESASAAAEIQRIVQRVCEGTEESIRAITEEAEVVREGSALIAKSGQVFAEIERISTHVAGNVETIATQTAQLCGQSEEVLRQVAVVKENILTVTVNAQVIASASEEQLASVHEGTDSAAMLDSMAQRLKALTGQFTL encoded by the coding sequence ATGTCGATTCGAAAACAGCTCCTTTTTTGGCTGGTCCTGTTTGCGTTGTTGCCTGTCTTGCTCGGAAGCGGGTTGAGTTATTACTCTGTCAACAAGAGCCTAGGAGAGATCGAACGGGAGCAGGTTTTCTTTGCCGGCGAATCTACGATGAATACGCTGAGCGTCCTGGTAGAACAGGTGGAAACGGCTGTAAAAACCTATGCTTTTTGGGACGAAGCCAACGAGAATGTGAACGATAAGGAAACGGAATGGATAAAAAAGGAAATTATCGATGGCTCAAAAAATGATTTTGAGATTGATTTCGGCGTTGTGACTGATCTGTCTGGAGATGTCCTCGATTCCTTCGGCAAGGAAACCTTTACAGGAGACGTCCGCAAACATCCGGTCTTGAAGAAGGTGATGGCCGGAGAAAAACTGGTAACCGGTTTTTATCAGGGAGAGCAGGGGCTGGCCCTGATCGGAGCGGCCAAGGTACTGGGGTCAAAGGGGCAGGGAGAACCGGTAGGTTATCTGATCTTCGGAAAATACGTGGCAGCCGGTCATCTGGAGACGGTGAAAAAACTGGTCGGCGCCGATATCACCCTCTTTTCGGAAACGGGAAAAGAGACCTTGACAACCGATAAGCGGTTGTCCGGCGATCAGCGGCTTGATGAGGAAGTGAGCAAGCGACAGGTGGAGGGAACCTACTACCTGAGCACACACCGTTCCCTGGCCGATATCAACGGGAACAAAGTCGCCCAGGTGGCGGTGACAATCCCGGTGACGGCCAGCGTACAAACGGCGCAGGATATGAAATTGGTCACCGTCGGTACGCTACTGGTGAGCCTCCTCGTCGCCCTTGTCGTCGGGACGGTCACCTCGGGACGGTTGGCCGGACCGATCACCGCCACGGCGGAATTGCTCCGGACCATCGCCAGCGGTGATCTGCGCCCGCGTTCCGTTGATATTCAGGGCCAAGGCGAGATAAAGACCCTCCTCGACGCCTACCGGACGATGGCGGAGAACCTGCGCGCACTGATCCTGGGCGCCAACACCAGCGCTGACGAGGTCGCCCAATCGTCCAACCTGCTGAAGGTAAACATGAGCGATATCGAAAAAGCCACCGAAGAGATCACCAACGGCGTCCAGGAGATCGCCTCCTTTTCCCAAGCGGTGGCGGAAACGGCGGAGCGCTCCGTCCATGTGGTGACGGGCATCCAAACCAACATCCAAACCATGATTCATGAATTCGATGAGACGCGGATCGTTTCCCGGAAGGCGGCGGAATCGGCCCAAGACGGCGCCCAGGTCATCCACCAGGTGGCGTCCCACATGGAACGTCTCCTGAAAAAATCCGTCGAAACGGAACAGACCGTCAACAGCCTTGGTGAGAACTCACAAAAAATCAGTCAGATTATCGGCGCGATCACCGGGATCGCATCGCAAACAAACCTGCTGGCCTTGAATGCGGCCATCGAGGCAGCGCGGGCAGGCGAACAGGGACGTGGTTTCGCCGTGGTCGCCGAGGAGGTTCGCAAGCTGGCCGAGGAATCGGCTTCCGCCGCGGCTGAGATTCAGCGTATCGTTCAACGGGTTTGTGAAGGAACGGAGGAATCGATCCGGGCCATCACCGAAGAGGCCGAGGTGGTCCGGGAAGGTTCCGCGCTGATCGCAAAATCGGGACAGGTCTTCGCGGAGATCGAGCGGATATCGACCCACGTGGCAGGCAATGTGGAAACCATCGCGACCCAGACGGCGCAGCTATGTGGGCAGAGCGAAGAGGTGTTGCGTCAGGTGGCTGTCGTGAAAGAAAATATCCTGACCGTCACGGTGAATGCACAGGTTATCGCCTCTGCATCGGAGGAACAACTGGCATCGGTTCACGAGGGAACAGACTCAGCCGCCATGTTGGATTCGATGGCGCAGCGGCTCAAAGCCTTGACCGGGCAGTTTACCCTGTAG